The Thunnus albacares chromosome 11, fThuAlb1.1, whole genome shotgun sequence genome contains a region encoding:
- the LOC122991671 gene encoding extensin-like, whose protein sequence is MNRLVSILSVILEETRQSSSPAQYHPNITPIPSQYHPNTIPISPQYHPSTIPISPQYHPSTIPISPQYHPSTIPISPQYHPNTIPVPSQYHPNTIPVPSQYHPSTIPIPSQYHPNTIPVPSQYHPNTIPVPSQYHPNTIPIPSQYHPNITPIPSQYHPNITPIPSQYHPNITPIPSQYHPNITPVPSQYHPSTIPISPQYHPNTIPISPQYHPNTIPVPSQYHPNTIPIPSQYHPNITPIPSQYHPNITPVPSQYHPNITPVPSQYHPSTIPVPSQYHPSTIPVPSQYHPSTIPVPSQYHPSTIPVPSQYHPSTIPISPQYHPIPIVNYLSTLY, encoded by the coding sequence ATGAACCGTTTGGTCTCAATTTTAAGTGTCATACTGGAGGAAACCAGGCAGAGCTCATCACCTGCCCAGTACCATCCCAATATCACCCCAATACCATCCCAGTACCATCCCAATACCATCCCAATATCACCCCAATACCATCCCAGTACCATCCCAATATCACCCCAATACCATCCCAGTACCATCCCAATATCACCCCAATACCACCCCAGTACCATCCCAATATCACCCCAATATCACCCCAATACCATCCCAGTACCATCCCAATATCACCCCAATACCATCCCAGTACCATCCCAATATCACCCCAGTACCATCCCAATACCATCCCAATATCACCCCAATACCATCCCAGTACCATCCCAATATCACCCCAATACCATCCCAGTACCATCCCAATATCACCCCAATACCATCCCAATACCATCCCAATACCATCCCAATATCACCCCAATACCATCCCAGTACCATCCCAATATCACCCCAATACCATCCCAGTACCATCCCAATATCACCCCAATACCATCCCAGTACCATCCCAATATCACCCCAGTACCATCCCAATACCATCCCAGTACCATCCCAATATCACCCCAATACCATCCCAATACCATCCCAATATCACCCCAGTACCATCCCAATACCATCCCAGTACCATCCCAATATCACCCCAATACCATCCCAATACCATCCCAGTACCATCCCAATATCACCCCAATACCATCCCAGTACCATCCCAATATCACCCCAGTACCATCCCAGTACCATCCCAATATCACCCCAGTACCATCCCAGTACCATCCCAGTACCATCCCAGTACCATCCCAATATCACCCCAGTACCATCCCAGTACCATCCCAATATCACCCCAGTACCATCCCAGTACCATCCCAATATCACCCCAGTACCATCCCAGTACCATCCCAGTACCATCCCAGTACCATCCCAATATCACCCCAGTACCATCCCATCCCAATTGTAAACTATTTATCAACTCTTTACTGA